In one window of Mytilus trossulus isolate FHL-02 chromosome 7, PNRI_Mtr1.1.1.hap1, whole genome shotgun sequence DNA:
- the LOC134725771 gene encoding uncharacterized protein LOC134725771: MINVGQSVTQATRRDEGTRTTTEVSSSSGSSFDSSSSSTVTAQGHAATQPHTQAVRPDHSSNPQTNVATSQHNSNMPSTRHITTHDPNSGIFTTRVEIRHEAIPDLLHSHVVPSQHSHGVPSQHSHGVQSQHSHGGPPQQSTQAPIVTRHGQQVRQPPPAHLLNQRGQVHVRHHPSRQIRQHQQQHRRRTRSRSHSNSEDEPCKAGCLSCLAASTSFRWILVILSLLGVCCVVTGIVLAALHAAGNSFLFLAIMFIGLGVLLVVVVAVGWKCTPRGHEPLHALFGLGDFRRRRGGRRRGRRRGHQRGDERWYGGVMYPEFQYRRPPPSYNASLQDSLHQLAMAQSAMDMEEDDIPAEDYSLPSSNPPSYRSRASTVRTGIQITFPPNREGLPNSRPPTYRSHVSTHPSRPSLPHDMDSAGGDVAFTGPDYDIANIDDVNMSRTHSRQPSTSANSHSANQGEPLDHIVQQTLQTLDDATIEGQRRSNDDNDDDYPQFTAL, from the exons atgaTTAACGTAGGACAATCTGTCACTCAGGCGACAAGAAGAGATGAGGGCACACGCACAACAACCGAGGTGAGCAGCTCCAGTGGCTCGTCTTTTGATTCATCCTCTAGTTCTACAGTGACGGCACAGGGACATGCTGCCACACAGCCACATACTCAAGCTGTAAGACCTGACCATTCAAGTAATCCACAAACTAATGTAGCAACATCTCAGCATAATAGTAATATGCCTTCCACTCGCCATATCACGACACATGATCCCAACTCTGGAATTTTTACAACTCGTGTTGAGATACGTCATGAAGCTATTCCAGACTTACTGCACTCACATGTTGTGCCATCACAGCACTCACATGGGGTGCCATCGCAGCACTCTCATGGTGTGCAATCACAGCACTCACATGGTGGGCCACCACAGCAATCAACTCAGGCACCTATTGTTACTCGACATGGACAACAAGTAAGACAACCTCCACCTGCACATCTTCTTAATCAACGAGGTCAAGTACACGTGCGGCATCACCCATCTCGCCAAATACGACAACATCAACAACAACATAGACGGAGAACAAGATCTCGGTCTCATAGTAACAGTGAAGATGAACCTTGTAAGGCTGGATGCTTGTCATGTTTAGCAGCCTCTACATCTTTTCGATggattttagtaattttatcattattaggAGTATGTTGTGTTGTGACTGGAATTGTCCTTGCTGCTCTTCATGCTGCTGGGAATAGTTTTCTGTTTTTAGCAATCATGTTTATAG GTTTGGGTGTTCTATTGGTTGTTGTAGTAGCAGTTGGATGGAAATGTACACCTAGAGGTCATGAACCTTTACATGCATTGTTTGGTCTTGGTGATTTTCGAAGGCGGAGAGGGGGTAGAAGAAGAGGACGAAGACGTGGTCATCAGAGAGGAGATGAAAGGTGGTATGGAG gAGTTATGTACCCTGAATTTCAGTACCGCAGACCTCCCCCATCATACAATGCATCATTACAAGATTCCTTACATCAGTTAGCGATGGCTCAGAGTGCCATGGACATGGAAGAAGATGACATTCCAGCAGAAGACTATAGTTTACCAAGTTCTAATCCTCCGTCCTATAGATCTCGTGCCAGTACTGTGAGAACTGGTATACAGATAACATTTCCTCCAAATCGTGAAGGTCTTCCTAATTCCAGACCACCTACCTACAGGTCACATGTTAGTACTCATCCCTCTCGACCTTCACTACCTCATGATATGGACTCTGCGGGAGGTGATGTTGCCTTTACTGGTCCCGATTATGATATAGCTAATATTGACGATGTGAATATGTCGCGTACTCACAGTAGACAGCCATCCACTAGTGCTAATTCACATAGTGCTAATCAGGGAGAACCTCTAGATCATATTGTTCAGCAAACATTACAAACGTTAGATGATGCCACTATAGAGGGACAACGAAGGAGTAATGATGACAATGATGATGATTACCCACAATTCACTGctttgtaa